The following proteins are encoded in a genomic region of Oceanispirochaeta sp. M1:
- a CDS encoding transposase — protein MKQYSKEFKEQALTLSDEIGLKNASEQLGINYGTLAGWRKIRKRNSSEKSVQDTSPLTERERKLLKENNELKEANEILKDALGFFARDRKK, from the coding sequence ATGAAACAGTACAGTAAAGAGTTTAAAGAACAGGCATTAACGCTGTCCGATGAAATCGGATTAAAGAATGCATCGGAGCAATTGGGTATTAACTACGGGACCTTGGCCGGCTGGAGAAAGATCCGCAAGAGAAATAGTAGTGAAAAATCAGTGCAAGACACTTCTCCATTGACAGAGCGGGAGAGGAAATTACTGAAAGAAAATAATGAGCTGAAAGAAGCCAATGAGATTCTGAAGGATGCACTTGGTTTTTTCGCACGAGACCGGAAGAAGTAA